One stretch of Elusimicrobiota bacterium DNA includes these proteins:
- the acpP gene encoding acyl carrier protein, which translates to MADVDVEAKVKEIVAEQLGVDAAKVVPTASFINDLGADSLDTVELVMALEEAFGLEIPDEEASKITTVGQAVEYIKSHAKQ; encoded by the coding sequence ATGGCAGATGTTGATGTGGAAGCGAAGGTAAAGGAAATTGTAGCGGAACAATTGGGTGTGGATGCGGCAAAAGTCGTACCTACGGCATCGTTTATAAACGATTTAGGTGCGGACTCACTTGATACTGTAGAACTTGTGATGGCGCTTGAAGAGGCATTCGGACTTGAAATACCCGACGAAGAAGCATCAAAAATCACAACCGTAGGTCAAGCAGTTGAGTATATTAAATCACACGCAAAACAATAA
- the fabF gene encoding beta-ketoacyl-ACP synthase II: MHKKVVITGLGVVSPIGIGLDEFWKSLIEGKSSSALVTYFDTTNYSAKFACELKNFQPENYIDKKKLKRMDKFVQYAVVAAKLAVEDAKLDFSKEDPEKCGVIVGSGIGGMLTIEEQAKTLFEKGPSRVSPFLIPMIISNMAPAEIAMMFGARGPNYSMVSACASSTHCIGDALRLMRYGDMDVAIVGGTEASITPLGFAGFCSIKALSTRNNAPEKASRPFDAQRDGFVMGEGGGIVILETEEHAIKRGAKIYCELAGYGATDDAYHMTAPEPNAVAASKCMALAVEDAQLKPENIDYINAHGTSTELNDKTETMAIKKVFGEHAKKLAISSTKSMMGHLLGAAGVVELIATALCMENGIIHPTINYEFPDPECDLDYVPNKPRQQQINAAISNSLGFGGHNATLAVKRYEGLGGL; encoded by the coding sequence ATGCATAAGAAGGTTGTAATTACCGGACTAGGAGTAGTATCGCCTATAGGGATAGGGCTTGATGAGTTTTGGAAATCTTTGATAGAAGGCAAATCATCATCAGCACTTGTTACATATTTTGATACAACAAACTATTCAGCAAAATTTGCCTGTGAACTAAAAAACTTTCAGCCTGAAAATTATATTGATAAGAAAAAACTTAAAAGAATGGATAAGTTCGTCCAGTATGCAGTCGTTGCTGCAAAACTCGCAGTAGAAGATGCAAAACTGGACTTCTCAAAAGAAGACCCGGAAAAATGCGGTGTGATTGTCGGCAGTGGTATTGGCGGAATGCTGACAATAGAAGAACAGGCAAAAACACTTTTTGAAAAAGGTCCTTCAAGAGTTTCGCCATTTTTAATCCCGATGATTATCTCAAACATGGCACCTGCAGAAATCGCAATGATGTTCGGTGCAAGAGGACCAAATTATTCAATGGTTTCTGCCTGCGCATCTTCTACACATTGTATCGGTGATGCACTGCGGTTAATGCGGTATGGTGATATGGATGTTGCAATCGTCGGTGGAACTGAAGCGTCAATTACTCCACTTGGATTTGCCGGGTTTTGTTCAATAAAAGCACTCTCAACAAGAAATAACGCACCTGAAAAAGCATCCCGACCGTTTGATGCACAACGAGATGGATTTGTTATGGGCGAAGGTGGCGGGATTGTAATTCTTGAGACGGAAGAACATGCAATCAAACGAGGTGCAAAAATATACTGCGAACTCGCAGGTTATGGCGCTACCGACGACGCATACCATATGACTGCACCAGAACCGAATGCAGTCGCAGCTTCCAAATGTATGGCGTTAGCAGTAGAAGATGCCCAACTGAAACCAGAAAATATTGATTATATCAACGCACACGGCACATCAACCGAACTTAACGATAAAACAGAAACAATGGCAATAAAAAAGGTTTTTGGCGAACACGCAAAAAAATTAGCAATCTCGTCAACAAAATCAATGATGGGACATCTTTTAGGTGCCGCAGGCGTGGTAGAACTTATCGCAACAGCACTGTGTATGGAAAACGGGATTATTCATCCGACAATCAATTATGAGTTTCCTGACCCGGAATGTGACCTTGACTATGTGCCAAATAAACCAAGACAACAACAGATAAACGCTGCGATTTCTAATTCGCTGGGGTTCGGTGGGCATAACGCAACACTGGCAG